In a genomic window of Spirochaetota bacterium:
- a CDS encoding response regulator transcription factor, with the protein MKVLIVEDEEKFLNILKLYFEKESFQVLESNNLKKALEIISNKSNNIDIIILDRLLPDGEGDDLLRYLRKNSMNIPVLMLTARGTEQDRIEGLLLGSDDYVVKPVSPYEIVLRVKNILKRVGKDLLDENVIIYKDLKIDKKRFLVFIENEKIELTKVEFEILYKLIKNKGIVFTRDQIINSIFNDGSYISERTVDAHIKNIRKKIKRDYIKTVFGLGYKVEE; encoded by the coding sequence ATGAAAGTATTGATTGTTGAGGATGAGGAAAAGTTTCTTAATATTCTGAAGCTTTATTTTGAAAAAGAATCATTTCAAGTATTAGAGTCGAATAATTTAAAAAAAGCTTTAGAAATTATTTCAAACAAATCAAATAATATTGATATAATTATTCTTGATAGATTACTTCCAGATGGGGAAGGAGATGATTTATTAAGATATTTAAGAAAAAACAGTATGAATATTCCAGTTTTGATGCTTACTGCAAGAGGAACGGAACAGGATAGAATTGAGGGATTGCTCCTGGGGTCTGATGACTATGTTGTAAAACCAGTATCTCCTTATGAAATAGTTTTAAGAGTTAAGAATATACTTAAAAGAGTAGGAAAAGATTTATTAGATGAAAATGTAATAATTTATAAAGATTTAAAAATTGATAAAAAAAGGTTTTTAGTTTTTATAGAAAATGAGAAAATTGAGCTAACCAAAGTTGAATTTGAGATATTATATAAATTAATTAAGAATAAGGGGATTGTTTTTACAAGAGATCAGATAATAAATTCTATTTTTAATGATGGTTCATATATATCAGAAAGAACAGTTGATGCTCACATAAAAAATATTAGAAAAAAAATTAAGAGAGATTATATTAAAACAGTGTTTGGTCTTGGATATAAAGTAGAAGAATAA